AAAATAAACGTATTCTATGCAAGAAAGAAGAAACGTTCAAATAAAAAAGACACGGCGTTTCGCACAGAAAGCTTAAGGCTTACAGGCTAAACGACTATGTCTTTTACTACCGTACCATATTCGTGTTACGGAAACAATCAAAGAAATGATTTTCGTTCATTTTTTATTCCCTTGCTATAATGAACAAGCAGGGGGATGGTAATATATAAAGCGTATGCGCAGGACATCCAGGCTGTAAAAGCAATAACCTGGCCTTCGGAAAGGTTGGCGAATACGGAAGAATGATATGAGACGGAGAATGTATCGAGAAACAGCCCGACTGCCGTACCGCAGACGGCAAACTTGATTGCGGCGTTAGGCTTTCTATCGAATCGTATATAGAGTAAGGTAACTACATACAGAAGCACAGCAGTACCGATTTCCAGGAGAAGCAGCGTAAGCCAGTAATGACCCGAAGCAGGTTCGACG
The Aneurinibacillus migulanus genome window above contains:
- a CDS encoding DUF5367 family protein, which translates into the protein MNKLSFTVLCALFVWAGATLFFFLFGHRVLVEPASGHYWLTLLLLEIGTAVLLYVVTLLYIRFDRKPNAAIKFAVCGTAVGLFLDTFSVSYHSSVFANLSEGQVIAFTAWMSCAYALYITIPLLVHYSKGIKNERKSFL